The Nitratidesulfovibrio sp. SRB-5 genome includes a window with the following:
- a CDS encoding glycoside hydrolase family 3 protein produces the protein MTKKFSRGAMEATCLRRARVLLCAGAILLACAVLPGGGNQGNCEGRAPGVPGMPGVSGVMDVAGGLVASGAMAATGTAAASAAVDGPTAPVVPAPKVAAPKAPSVPGVSVPGVSGPANVVGPAAPKGAAGKSASGAGQGQGRVQGGTRSHGEPSLSDMIGQMLMVGFRGAEAQAVAARAGDVMGLGGLMQPLFPAAASAKKAGTANATKTGATAAATATTTAGTPGTSATSGTYGVNEVLDDVRAGRVGGVILFDRDVTTRSPERNIISPKQVRALSAALQAAAGASPAGLPLFVAVDQEGGRVQRLKPERGFTQYPPARQLGQGTTGETRLRAVAMGRELADVGVNLNFAPVVDVDVNPDSPAIGRLGRAYGSDPRVVAAHAAAFINGMAQAGVVSCLKHFPGHGSARADSHLGVTDVSATRRPEELWPYRALLRPAGNAWAGGWGGMVMVGHLYDNRLDAAHPATLSRATIDGLLRRDMGWRGVVITDDLQMGAITDRYPLEEVVFRAVDAGADILLFGNNLRWQPDLTARVHATLTGLVQSGRISEDRIRQSYQRVTRLKGLLRAGDATLGGSGLGVPELPDVEGVTGAKMLDSDGNVGVMQQN, from the coding sequence GTGACGAAGAAATTCTCGAGGGGTGCGATGGAGGCGACATGCCTGCGCCGCGCCCGTGTGCTGCTGTGTGCCGGGGCGATCCTGCTGGCCTGCGCCGTGCTGCCGGGCGGGGGGAACCAGGGGAACTGCGAGGGCAGGGCGCCCGGTGTGCCCGGTATGCCCGGTGTGTCCGGTGTAATGGACGTTGCCGGTGGCCTCGTGGCCTCCGGGGCCATGGCCGCCACGGGTACTGCTGCCGCCAGTGCCGCAGTTGACGGCCCCACGGCGCCGGTGGTTCCGGCACCGAAGGTGGCCGCCCCCAAGGCGCCGTCCGTTCCCGGCGTGTCCGTTCCCGGCGTGTCGGGCCCTGCCAATGTGGTCGGCCCGGCGGCCCCCAAGGGGGCGGCGGGCAAGTCCGCGTCCGGGGCAGGCCAGGGTCAGGGACGGGTGCAGGGCGGGACACGGAGCCACGGCGAACCCTCCCTTTCCGACATGATCGGCCAGATGCTCATGGTGGGTTTTCGCGGGGCAGAGGCACAGGCCGTTGCCGCACGCGCGGGTGATGTGATGGGCCTGGGCGGCCTGATGCAGCCGCTCTTTCCCGCAGCGGCCAGCGCGAAGAAGGCAGGTACTGCCAACGCGACAAAAACAGGCGCGACCGCTGCGGCCACCGCAACCACCACAGCGGGCACGCCCGGTACATCCGCCACATCCGGAACCTACGGCGTGAACGAGGTGCTGGACGACGTTCGCGCCGGGCGCGTGGGCGGGGTCATCCTGTTCGACCGCGACGTGACCACCCGCAGCCCGGAACGCAACATCATTTCCCCCAAACAGGTGCGCGCGCTGTCCGCCGCATTGCAGGCCGCCGCCGGGGCATCCCCCGCCGGGCTGCCGCTGTTCGTGGCCGTGGACCAGGAAGGCGGGCGCGTGCAGCGGCTGAAGCCGGAGCGCGGCTTCACCCAGTATCCTCCGGCGCGCCAGCTGGGGCAGGGCACAACGGGCGAAACCCGGCTGCGCGCCGTGGCCATGGGCCGCGAACTGGCCGACGTGGGCGTGAACCTGAACTTCGCGCCGGTGGTGGACGTGGACGTGAACCCGGACAGCCCGGCCATAGGCAGGCTGGGGCGGGCCTACGGGAGCGACCCGCGCGTTGTGGCGGCCCACGCTGCGGCGTTCATCAACGGCATGGCCCAGGCGGGCGTGGTGTCGTGCCTCAAGCATTTTCCCGGCCACGGCAGCGCCCGGGCCGATTCGCATCTGGGCGTCACCGACGTGTCCGCCACCCGCAGGCCCGAGGAACTGTGGCCCTACCGCGCCCTGCTGCGCCCGGCGGGCAACGCCTGGGCCGGCGGCTGGGGCGGCATGGTCATGGTGGGCCACCTGTACGACAACCGGCTGGACGCAGCGCACCCGGCCACCCTGTCGCGGGCGACCATCGACGGGCTGCTGCGCCGCGACATGGGGTGGCGGGGCGTGGTCATCACGGACGACTTGCAGATGGGCGCCATCACCGATCGCTACCCGCTGGAAGAGGTGGTGTTCCGCGCGGTGGACGCAGGGGCGGACATCCTGCTGTTCGGCAACAACCTGCGCTGGCAGCCGGACCTGACCGCGCGGGTGCATGCAACGCTGACCGGCCTCGTGCAGTCGGGCCGCATTTCCGAAGACCGCATCCGCCAGTCGTACCAGCGCGTCACCCGGCTGAAGGGGCTGCTGCGCGCGGGCGATGCCACGCTGGGCGGCAGCGGGCTTGGCGTGCCCGAGTTGCCGGATGTTGAGGGAGTTACCGGGGCAAAGATGCTGGACTCTGATGGCAATGTAGGCGTTATGCAGCAAAATTGA
- a CDS encoding tRNA (cytidine(34)-2'-O)-methyltransferase, producing MHIVLYHPEIPPNTGNVARLCAATRTQLHLIEPLGFSLDDRYLKRAGLDYWPHVNLSVWPDWQAYLDGPGRERRLVMTSARAGAAVHRFDFTERDALVFGPETTGLPAEVLDATPHHVRIPIWGEVRSLNLSTATGIVLYQALAHTGALEGR from the coding sequence ATGCACATCGTTTTGTACCATCCGGAAATTCCGCCCAACACGGGCAACGTGGCGCGGCTGTGCGCGGCCACGCGCACCCAGCTGCACCTCATCGAGCCGCTGGGCTTCAGCCTGGATGACCGCTACCTGAAGCGGGCCGGGCTGGACTACTGGCCGCACGTGAACCTTTCCGTGTGGCCGGACTGGCAGGCCTACCTTGACGGGCCGGGGCGCGAACGCCGCCTGGTCATGACCAGCGCCCGCGCGGGCGCGGCGGTCCACCGTTTCGACTTCACGGAGCGCGATGCCCTGGTGTTCGGGCCGGAGACCACCGGCCTGCCCGCAGAGGTGCTGGACGCCACGCCGCATCACGTGCGCATCCCCATCTGGGGCGAGGTGCGCAGCCTTAACCTGTCCACGGCCACGGGCATCGTGCTGTACCAGGCGCTGGCGCACACCGGGGCGCTGGAAGGCCGCTGA
- a CDS encoding CobD/CbiB family cobalamin biosynthesis protein, whose translation MDFLWGAWGAWGLLAVPPLALLLDLWLGDPRGLPHPVCGVGRMLRRAEVMARRHADGLPEGERPAALRRAGVLAVMVVAGGVALAVWGLVRLPVLAPWPGALAAVYFAWAGLALGSLLREGRCTLHAIEHGTLDEARAAVSMLVSRDTAQLDRPDLRRALAETLAENFNDGFVAPLFWLLLGGPAALWGYKAVSTMDSMWGYRTDRWRDLGRACARLDDVLAWLPARLSALFLWLSAPLVLTDKGPGGARGGWQGFGPMARDARSMESPNAGWPMSAAAWLHGAPMGGPTPYFGVVKDKPVLGPRPSWNVAGCTVADASGTASTSAPVPALASGPAPTWDAERLQGLLRHLRVAGLAATGCLWAGALLLRVLVM comes from the coding sequence ATGGATTTCCTGTGGGGCGCGTGGGGGGCGTGGGGCCTGCTGGCCGTGCCGCCGCTGGCCCTGCTGCTGGACCTGTGGCTGGGCGACCCGCGCGGCCTGCCGCACCCGGTGTGCGGGGTGGGCCGCATGCTGCGCCGGGCGGAGGTCATGGCCCGCCGCCATGCCGATGGCCTGCCGGAAGGGGAACGCCCCGCCGCGCTGCGCCGGGCGGGCGTGCTTGCCGTCATGGTCGTGGCGGGGGGCGTTGCGCTTGCCGTGTGGGGGCTGGTGCGCCTGCCCGTGCTGGCCCCGTGGCCGGGCGCGCTCGCGGCCGTGTATTTCGCCTGGGCCGGGCTGGCCTTGGGCAGCCTGCTGCGCGAGGGGCGGTGCACCTTGCACGCCATCGAGCACGGGACGCTGGACGAGGCCCGCGCGGCGGTATCCATGCTGGTCAGCCGCGACACGGCGCAACTGGACCGCCCGGACCTGCGCCGCGCGCTGGCGGAAACGCTGGCAGAGAATTTCAACGACGGCTTCGTGGCCCCGCTGTTCTGGTTGCTGCTGGGCGGCCCCGCCGCGCTGTGGGGCTACAAGGCGGTGAGCACCATGGATTCCATGTGGGGTTACCGCACGGACCGATGGCGCGACCTTGGCCGGGCCTGCGCCCGGCTGGACGATGTGCTGGCGTGGCTGCCCGCGCGGCTGTCCGCGCTGTTCCTGTGGCTGTCGGCCCCGCTGGTCCTGACGGATAAGGGACCGGGCGGGGCGCGCGGGGGCTGGCAGGGCTTCGGCCCCATGGCCCGCGATGCCCGCAGCATGGAATCGCCCAACGCGGGGTGGCCCATGAGCGCCGCCGCGTGGCTGCATGGCGCGCCCATGGGCGGGCCTACTCCCTATTTTGGGGTGGTGAAGGACAAGCCGGTGCTGGGGCCGCGCCCGTCGTGGAATGTGGCCGGTTGCACTGTCGCGGATGCCAGCGGCACCGCCTCCACGTCTGCTCCCGTCCCTGCTCTCGCATCTGGCCCCGCCCCGACGTGGGATGCCGAACGGCTGCAAGGGCTGCTGCGCCATCTGCGCGTGGCCGGGCTGGCGGCGACGGGCTGCCTGTGGGCCGGGGCGCTGCTGCTGCGCGTGCTGGTGATGTAG
- a CDS encoding DksA/TraR family C4-type zinc finger protein gives MATGWAGDNAVNDQIRDSIADEVQRARDSLPKGPGLDFCEECGDPIPEARRKALPGVRLCVSCQQEADRDRQTVSLYNRKGSKDSQLR, from the coding sequence ATGGCCACCGGCTGGGCGGGCGACAACGCCGTCAACGATCAGATACGCGACTCCATCGCCGACGAGGTGCAGCGGGCACGCGACAGCCTGCCCAAGGGACCGGGTCTGGACTTTTGCGAGGAATGCGGCGACCCCATTCCGGAAGCCCGGCGTAAGGCCCTGCCCGGTGTGCGCCTGTGCGTGTCCTGCCAGCAAGAGGCCGACCGGGACCGCCAGACGGTCTCGCTGTACAACCGCAAGGGCAGCAAGGACAGCCAGCTGCGCTGA
- a CDS encoding hemolysin family protein: MDDTGTSGSIYFEAGVILLLILINGFFSLAEMSLVASRKVRLRQDAERGVKGAATALRLLREPDRLFSTVQIGITLVGILTGAYGGAALAEHLSAALARVDVLRPYSGPLGFGLVILLITYFTLILGELVPKRMAFGNPEACARRTAPVMALMLRLALPLVHLLSASSRAASRLLRLPEGGDRAVTEEDIRGLIGEGAASGVVEHAERDMLERIFRLGDRRAGSLMTHRSQVEWLDLDMPDAENMQRIAQSSHSCFPVARGDIAAATGVLKARDFLAARLVTPDIPVDGFIRQPLYIPETARALTLLDLFRHSEGLPFALVVDEYGEVQGVVTPNDVLEAVVGELPDEGGAPDPAAVRREDGSWLLDGLLPFDEMCSLAGLGAAEDPDDRPGSYETLAGFMLHRLGRMPAMGDALRWRGHRFEIVDMDGRRIDRVLVIPDPERADDVGDDAP, from the coding sequence ATGGACGACACAGGCACATCCGGCTCCATCTACTTCGAGGCAGGCGTCATTCTCCTGCTCATCCTGATCAACGGGTTCTTTTCGCTGGCGGAAATGTCGCTGGTGGCCTCGCGCAAGGTGCGACTGCGCCAGGACGCGGAACGCGGCGTCAAGGGCGCGGCCACGGCCCTGCGCCTGCTGCGCGAGCCCGACAGGCTGTTCTCCACAGTGCAGATCGGCATCACCCTGGTGGGCATCCTTACCGGTGCCTACGGCGGCGCCGCGCTGGCCGAGCACCTTTCCGCCGCGCTGGCCCGCGTGGACGTGCTGCGCCCCTACAGCGGCCCGCTGGGCTTCGGCCTGGTGATCCTGCTCATCACCTATTTCACCCTGATTCTTGGCGAACTGGTGCCCAAGCGCATGGCCTTCGGCAACCCGGAGGCCTGCGCCCGCCGCACCGCGCCGGTCATGGCGCTAATGCTGCGCCTGGCCCTGCCGCTGGTGCACCTGCTCAGCGCCTCGTCGCGCGCGGCCTCGCGCCTGCTGCGCCTGCCCGAGGGCGGCGACAGGGCCGTGACGGAAGAGGACATCCGGGGGCTCATCGGCGAAGGCGCGGCATCCGGCGTGGTGGAACACGCCGAGCGCGACATGCTGGAACGCATCTTCCGGCTGGGAGACCGGCGGGCGGGGTCGCTGATGACCCACCGCTCGCAGGTGGAATGGCTGGACCTGGACATGCCCGACGCGGAGAACATGCAGCGCATCGCGCAGTCGTCCCATTCCTGCTTTCCCGTGGCGCGGGGCGACATCGCCGCCGCCACAGGGGTGCTGAAGGCGCGCGACTTCCTGGCCGCGCGGCTGGTCACCCCGGACATTCCCGTGGACGGCTTCATCCGGCAGCCCCTGTACATCCCCGAAACGGCCCGCGCCCTGACCCTGCTGGACCTGTTCCGCCACTCCGAAGGCCTGCCCTTCGCCCTTGTAGTGGACGAATACGGCGAGGTGCAGGGGGTGGTCACCCCCAACGACGTGCTGGAAGCCGTGGTGGGCGAACTGCCCGACGAAGGCGGCGCCCCAGACCCGGCGGCGGTGCGCCGCGAGGACGGCAGCTGGCTGCTGGACGGGTTGCTGCCCTTCGACGAGATGTGCTCGCTGGCGGGGCTGGGCGCTGCGGAGGATCCCGACGACCGGCCCGGCTCCTACGAAACCCTGGCCGGGTTCATGCTGCACCGGCTGGGGCGCATGCCCGCCATGGGCGATGCCCTGCGCTGGCGCGGCCACCGCTTCGAGATCGTGGACATGGATGGCCGCCGCATCGACCGCGTGCTGGTAATCCCCGATCCGGAACGCGCCGACGACGTGGGCGACGACGCGCCGTAG
- a CDS encoding NAD(P)/FAD-dependent oxidoreductase, with the protein MTRTDTDVLILGAGASGLFCAMTAAARGRRVTLVDHARATGRKVRIAGGGKCNFTNLEMHARHYVGGNPHFPKSALARFTPWDMVSLVSENAIAWEEREHGQLFCLRSADDVADLLEQRCRASGCRFLLGQRVEGVEHDGDAFVVTIAPAQAAAADGNADTQGGTPGSANGGTPDAPGKTTRLRAASLVVATGSAAWPQIGATDMGHRLARQFGHAVAPPRPVLVPLVMAPQWPLHGLAGIALPARVTTAGAAFTLPLLFTHRGISGPATLQASCHWQPGQPVEIDFLPGESLDERLRAPEHGKLLVRTLLGRLLPDRLAERLVGPDLAGRKIAELSRAARADLHQAVHAHSAVPTGTEGMRKAEAAAGGVRVDQISSRSMESALRPGLFFTGEVLDVTGQLGGYNLHWAWASGKAAGEVA; encoded by the coding sequence GTGACCCGCACCGATACCGACGTGCTGATTCTGGGGGCCGGAGCCTCCGGCCTGTTCTGCGCCATGACCGCCGCCGCGCGGGGCCGCCGCGTGACGCTGGTGGACCACGCCCGCGCCACCGGACGCAAGGTGCGCATCGCCGGGGGCGGCAAGTGCAACTTCACCAACCTGGAAATGCACGCCCGGCACTACGTGGGCGGCAACCCCCACTTCCCCAAGTCCGCCCTGGCCCGGTTCACCCCGTGGGACATGGTCAGCCTGGTTTCCGAAAACGCCATCGCCTGGGAAGAACGCGAACACGGGCAACTGTTCTGCCTGCGCTCCGCCGACGACGTGGCCGACCTGCTGGAACAGCGTTGCCGCGCATCGGGCTGCCGCTTTCTGCTGGGCCAGCGCGTGGAAGGGGTGGAGCACGACGGTGACGCCTTCGTGGTGACCATCGCCCCGGCGCAGGCCGCTGCCGCCGATGGAAACGCCGACACGCAAGGCGGCACGCCCGGAAGCGCGAACGGCGGCACGCCTGACGCCCCCGGCAAGACCACCCGGCTGCGCGCCGCATCGCTGGTGGTGGCCACGGGCAGCGCGGCCTGGCCGCAGATAGGGGCCACGGACATGGGCCATCGCCTCGCCCGCCAGTTCGGCCACGCGGTGGCGCCGCCGCGCCCGGTGCTGGTGCCACTGGTCATGGCCCCGCAGTGGCCGCTGCACGGCCTTGCGGGCATTGCCCTGCCCGCCCGCGTGACCACGGCAGGGGCGGCGTTCACCCTGCCCCTGCTGTTCACCCACCGGGGCATCAGCGGCCCGGCGACCTTGCAGGCCTCCTGCCACTGGCAGCCCGGCCAGCCGGTGGAGATAGACTTCCTGCCCGGCGAAAGCCTGGACGAACGGCTGCGCGCCCCGGAACACGGCAAACTGCTGGTGCGCACCCTGCTCGGTCGCCTGCTGCCCGACCGGCTGGCGGAACGGCTGGTGGGGCCCGATCTGGCCGGACGCAAGATCGCGGAACTGTCCAGGGCCGCCCGCGCCGACCTGCACCAGGCCGTGCACGCCCACTCCGCCGTGCCCACGGGCACCGAGGGCATGCGCAAGGCGGAAGCGGCGGCTGGCGGCGTGCGCGTTGACCAGATTTCCTCGCGCAGCATGGAAAGCGCGTTGCGCCCCGGCCTGTTCTTCACCGGAGAGGTGCTGGACGTCACCGGGCAGCTTGGCGGCTACAACCTGCACTGGGCGTGGGCCAGCGGCAAGGCTGCGGGCGAGGTTGCGTAG
- a CDS encoding YheT family hydrolase — MPVSFASSYRAPFFLRNGHAQTIFPVLFRPRPEVEQRRERLHLPDDFIDLDLTSADPFAPFRGVVVISHGLEGNSRRRYVQGMASALAANGWDVVARNFRGCGGETNRQPHMYHSGETNDLHATVQFCLARGYRRIALVGFSMGGNQTLKYLGENPDRVPPEVMGAAAFSVPCDLVGAAAVLDRPANRIYMEYFLRSLRVKMREKAALFPGRFDLTGLDAMRTFAEFDERFTAPLHGFASAMDYWTRSGCLSVLHAIRVPTLLVNACDDPFLSQGCFPEAEAARNPALHLEMPRDGGHVGFVTLNGDNRYWSEARAADFLGGLGAEPVGH, encoded by the coding sequence ATGCCCGTCTCCTTCGCCTCCAGCTACCGCGCGCCGTTCTTCCTGCGCAACGGGCACGCGCAGACCATCTTTCCCGTGCTGTTCCGCCCCCGCCCGGAGGTGGAGCAGCGCCGCGAACGGCTGCATCTGCCCGACGACTTCATCGACCTGGACCTGACCTCCGCCGATCCCTTTGCCCCGTTCCGGGGCGTGGTCGTCATCTCGCACGGGCTGGAAGGCAATTCGCGCCGCCGCTACGTGCAGGGCATGGCCAGTGCTCTGGCCGCCAACGGCTGGGACGTGGTGGCCCGCAACTTCCGGGGCTGCGGTGGCGAAACCAACCGCCAGCCGCACATGTACCACAGCGGCGAGACGAATGACCTGCACGCCACCGTGCAGTTCTGCCTAGCGCGGGGCTACCGGCGCATCGCGCTGGTGGGCTTCAGCATGGGCGGCAACCAGACCCTGAAGTATCTGGGCGAGAACCCCGACCGCGTGCCGCCCGAGGTGATGGGCGCGGCGGCCTTTTCCGTGCCGTGCGACCTGGTGGGCGCGGCGGCCGTGCTGGACCGGCCCGCCAACCGCATCTACATGGAATACTTCCTGCGCTCGCTGCGGGTGAAGATGCGCGAAAAGGCTGCCCTGTTCCCCGGGCGGTTCGACCTGACCGGGCTGGACGCCATGCGCACCTTTGCGGAGTTCGACGAGCGGTTCACCGCGCCGCTGCACGGCTTTGCCTCGGCCATGGACTACTGGACGCGCAGCGGCTGCCTGTCGGTGCTGCACGCCATCCGGGTGCCCACCCTGCTGGTCAACGCCTGCGACGACCCCTTCCTTTCGCAGGGCTGCTTCCCCGAGGCAGAGGCGGCGCGCAACCCGGCGCTGCATCTGGAAATGCCGCGCGACGGCGGCCACGTGGGCTTCGTGACCCTGAACGGCGACAACCGCTACTGGTCCGAGGCGCGGGCGGCGGACTTTCTGGGGGGGCTGGGCGCGGAGCCGGTAGGGCATTGA